A stretch of the Bradyrhizobium arachidis genome encodes the following:
- a CDS encoding ABC transporter permease, producing MSSITAHDSPRGFSLSEYMTCLAGIVWREGLRFLHQRERFVSALVRPLVWLFIFAAGFRQVLGISIIPPYETYILYEVYIAPGLMAMIQLFNGMQSSLSMVYDREMGNMRTLLVSPLPRWFLLFCKLLAGTAVSLLQVYAFLLIAWFWDISPPSFGYLTVLPALILSGLMLGSLGMLISSGIKQLENFAGVMNFVIFPMFFASSALYPLWRVQEGSPYLYYLCQANPFTHAVELIRFAFYGQVNWTSLAVVATCTIVFMIGAIYAYDPSRGLARRGPAGGEG from the coding sequence ATGAGCAGCATCACGGCCCACGACTCGCCGCGCGGCTTCTCGCTGTCGGAGTACATGACCTGCCTCGCCGGCATCGTCTGGCGCGAGGGCCTGCGCTTCCTGCATCAGCGCGAGCGCTTCGTCTCCGCACTGGTGCGGCCGCTGGTGTGGCTGTTCATCTTCGCCGCCGGCTTCCGCCAGGTGCTCGGCATCTCCATCATCCCGCCCTACGAGACCTACATCCTCTACGAGGTCTATATCGCGCCGGGCCTGATGGCGATGATCCAGCTCTTCAACGGCATGCAGTCCTCGCTCTCGATGGTCTATGACCGCGAGATGGGCAACATGCGCACCCTCTTGGTGAGCCCGCTGCCGCGCTGGTTCCTGCTGTTCTGCAAGCTGCTCGCCGGCACCGCGGTGTCGCTGCTCCAAGTCTATGCGTTCCTGCTGATCGCCTGGTTCTGGGACATTTCGCCGCCGTCGTTCGGCTATCTCACCGTGCTGCCGGCGCTGATCCTGTCCGGGCTGATGTTGGGCTCGCTCGGCATGCTGATCTCTTCCGGAATCAAGCAGCTCGAGAACTTTGCCGGCGTCATGAACTTCGTGATTTTTCCGATGTTCTTCGCCTCCTCCGCCCTCTACCCGCTCTGGCGGGTTCAGGAAGGCAGCCCCTATCTCTACTACCTCTGCCAGGCCAATCCGTTCACCCATGCGGTCGAGCTGATCCGCTTTGCGTTCTACGGGCAGGTCAACTGGACCTCGCTGGCGGTGGTCGCGACCTGTACAATCGTCTTCATGATCGGGGCGATCTATGCCTATGATCCGTCGCGCGGGCTGGCACGGCGTGGCCCTGCGGGAGGCGAAGGATGA
- a CDS encoding ABC transporter ATP-binding protein encodes MTTPAPITDPRAPAPTSDPAAVAALSIDGVSHAYGARRALMDVSFNVAPASFTALLGLNGAGKSTLFSLITRLFGIQSGRVGIFGHDISRTPGEALRLLGVVFQQRTLDLDLSLTQNLLYHAALHGIGRREAAARAAELLGRIGLADRAGNKVRDLSGGQMRRLEIARALLHRPRLLLLDEPTVGLDVKARADIISHVRQLVTEQGIGVLWATHLFDEITASDDLVVLHQGKVLAQGPVARVLGEAGAPDVNSAFMRLTGAQTMPGGGA; translated from the coding sequence ATGACGACACCTGCGCCCATCACCGACCCCCGTGCGCCGGCGCCGACGTCAGATCCGGCAGCAGTGGCGGCGCTGTCGATCGACGGCGTCAGCCATGCTTACGGCGCGCGGCGGGCACTGATGGACGTCAGCTTCAATGTGGCGCCGGCGAGTTTTACCGCATTGCTCGGCCTCAATGGCGCCGGCAAGAGCACGCTGTTCTCGCTCATCACGCGCCTGTTCGGCATCCAGTCGGGCCGCGTCGGCATTTTTGGCCATGACATCAGCCGCACGCCGGGCGAAGCGCTGCGGCTGCTCGGGGTCGTGTTCCAGCAACGCACGCTCGATCTCGATCTGTCGCTGACGCAAAACCTGCTCTATCACGCCGCCCTGCACGGCATCGGTCGCCGCGAGGCCGCGGCGCGTGCGGCCGAGCTGCTCGGCCGCATCGGGCTTGCGGACCGCGCCGGCAACAAGGTGCGCGATCTCTCCGGCGGACAGATGCGCCGGCTCGAGATTGCGCGTGCGCTGCTGCACCGGCCGCGCCTGCTGCTGCTGGACGAGCCGACCGTCGGGCTCGACGTCAAGGCGCGCGCCGACATCATCAGCCATGTCCGGCAACTCGTGACCGAACAGGGCATCGGCGTGCTCTGGGCGACGCATCTGTTCGACGAGATCACGGCCAGCGACGACCTCGTGGTGCTGCACCAGGGCAAGGTGCTGGCACAGGGGCCGGTCGCGCGCGTACTGGGCGAGGCCGGCGCGCCGGATGTCAATTCCGCCTTCATGCGCCTGACGGGCGCGCAGACGATGCCGGGAGGCGGCGCATGA
- a CDS encoding YVTN family beta-propeller repeat protein, whose product MPRMWRVGLLSATVLAAAPAHAFIAYVSNEKSNTVSVIDTESWTVTKTIKVGQRPRGIDFTRDGKFVMVAVGDDDTIQVIDAKTQAVVDSLPSGPDPELFAQDAAGKTLYVANENDNTVTVIDLEKRVRLGDIQVGVEPEGMTISPDGKTLINTSETTNMAHFIDTATRQIVANVLVDARPRFAEFKHDSSEVWISSEIGGTVSIIDPKKHEVIGKVTFEIPGLRKEAIQPVGIGMTKDDKTAFVALGPANRIAVVDAATRKVTKYLLVGQRVWHMAFTPDEKYLLTTNGVSNDVSVIDVAAQKVIKTIQVGELPWGIAIAP is encoded by the coding sequence ATGCCGCGCATGTGGCGTGTTGGCCTGCTATCCGCAACTGTGCTTGCGGCTGCACCCGCGCACGCGTTCATCGCCTATGTCTCGAACGAGAAGAGCAACACGGTGTCTGTCATCGACACCGAGAGCTGGACCGTGACCAAGACCATCAAGGTCGGGCAGCGGCCGCGCGGCATCGATTTCACCCGCGACGGCAAATTCGTGATGGTCGCAGTCGGCGACGACGACACCATCCAGGTGATCGACGCCAAGACGCAAGCCGTGGTGGACAGCCTGCCCTCCGGCCCCGACCCCGAACTGTTCGCGCAGGATGCGGCCGGCAAGACCCTCTATGTCGCCAACGAGAACGACAACACGGTCACCGTGATCGATCTCGAAAAGCGCGTGCGCCTCGGCGATATCCAGGTCGGCGTCGAGCCGGAGGGCATGACGATCAGCCCGGACGGCAAGACGCTGATCAACACGTCCGAGACGACCAACATGGCGCATTTCATCGACACGGCCACGCGTCAGATCGTCGCCAACGTGCTGGTCGACGCGCGGCCGCGCTTTGCCGAGTTCAAGCATGACAGCTCTGAAGTGTGGATCTCCTCCGAGATCGGCGGCACGGTCTCGATCATCGACCCCAAGAAGCATGAGGTGATCGGTAAGGTCACCTTCGAGATCCCGGGCCTGCGGAAAGAGGCGATCCAGCCGGTCGGCATCGGCATGACCAAGGACGACAAGACCGCCTTTGTCGCGCTCGGCCCTGCCAACCGTATTGCAGTGGTGGATGCGGCTACGCGCAAGGTGACAAAATATCTTCTGGTCGGGCAGCGGGTCTGGCACATGGCCTTCACCCCGGACGAAAAATACCTGCTCACCACCAATGGCGTGTCCAACGACGTCTCGGTCATCGACGTTGCCGCGCAAAAGGTGATCAAGACCATCCAGGTCGGCGAACTGCCCTGGGGCATTGCGATCGCGCCATGA